A region of Streptomyces sp. R44 DNA encodes the following proteins:
- a CDS encoding phosphoribosylaminoimidazolesuccinocarboxamide synthase produces the protein MSGFVEKPEPVQVPGLTHLHTGKVRDLYRNEAGELVMVASDRMSAYDWVLPTEIPDKGRVLTRLSLWWFDKLTDLVPNHVISTELPAGAPADWEGRTLICKSLDMVPVEAVARGYLTGSGLLEYDESRTVCGLALPEGLTDGSELPAPIFTPATKAAVGDHDENVSYEEVARQVGAETAALLRQTTLAVYSRARDIARERGIILADTKFEFGFDGETLVLADEVLTPDSSRFWPAAEWEPGRAQPSYDKQIVRNWLTSPASGWDRKSEQPPPALPQEVVEKTRAKYIEAYELLTGTSWS, from the coding sequence GTGTCCGGATTCGTAGAAAAGCCCGAGCCTGTCCAGGTCCCGGGCCTCACCCATCTCCACACGGGCAAGGTCCGCGACCTGTACCGGAACGAGGCGGGCGAGCTCGTCATGGTGGCGAGCGACCGCATGTCGGCCTACGACTGGGTGCTGCCCACCGAGATCCCCGACAAGGGCCGGGTCCTCACCCGGCTCTCGCTGTGGTGGTTCGACAAGCTCACCGACCTGGTCCCGAACCATGTGATCTCCACCGAGCTGCCGGCCGGCGCCCCCGCCGACTGGGAGGGCCGCACGCTGATCTGCAAGTCGCTGGACATGGTGCCGGTCGAGGCCGTCGCCCGCGGCTACCTCACCGGCTCCGGCCTGCTGGAGTACGACGAGTCCCGTACGGTCTGCGGCCTCGCGCTCCCCGAGGGGCTGACGGACGGCTCCGAGCTGCCCGCCCCGATCTTCACCCCGGCCACCAAGGCCGCGGTCGGCGACCACGACGAGAACGTCTCGTACGAGGAGGTCGCCCGCCAGGTCGGCGCCGAGACCGCCGCTCTGCTGCGCCAGACGACCCTCGCCGTCTACTCCCGGGCCCGGGACATCGCCCGCGAGCGCGGCATCATCCTGGCGGACACGAAGTTCGAGTTCGGCTTCGACGGTGAGACGCTCGTCCTCGCCGACGAGGTCCTCACCCCGGACTCCTCGCGCTTCTGGCCGGCCGCCGAGTGGGAGCCGGGCCGTGCCCAGCCCTCGTACGACAAGCAGATCGTGCGGAACTGGCTGACCTCGCCGGCCTCCGGCTGGGACCGCAAGAGCGAGCAGCCGCCGCCGGCCCTGCCGCAGGAGGTCGTGGAGAAGACCCGCGCCAAGTACATCGAGGCGTACGAGCTTCTCACCGGCACGAGCTGGAGTTAG
- the purM gene encoding phosphoribosylformylglycinamidine cyclo-ligase, which yields MSQTTGASYASAGVDIEAGDRAVELMKEWVKKTQRPEVLGGLGGFAGLFDASALKRYERPLLASATDGVGTKVDIARQMGVYDTIGHDLVAMVMDDIVVCGAEPLFMTDYICVGKVHPERVAAIVKGIAEGCVLAGCALVGGETAEHPGLLGPDDFDVAGAGTGVVEYDRLLGADRIRTGDAVIAMASSGLHSNGYSLVRHVVFDRAGMTLDQRVEELGRTLGEELLEPTKIYSLDCLALTRTTDVHAFSHITGGGLAANLARVIPDGLHATVDRSTWTPGAIFDLVGKAGQVERLELEKTLNMGVGMMAVVPAESVDVALATLEDRGVEAWVAGEITERGAHTTGAELVGDYAK from the coding sequence ATGTCTCAGACCACCGGTGCCAGCTACGCGTCCGCGGGCGTCGACATCGAAGCGGGCGACCGCGCCGTCGAGCTCATGAAGGAGTGGGTGAAGAAGACGCAGCGCCCCGAGGTCCTCGGCGGCCTCGGCGGTTTCGCCGGCCTCTTCGACGCCTCCGCCCTCAAGCGCTACGAGCGTCCGCTGCTCGCCTCGGCGACCGACGGCGTCGGCACGAAGGTCGACATCGCCCGCCAGATGGGCGTGTACGACACGATCGGCCACGACCTGGTCGCGATGGTCATGGACGACATCGTCGTCTGCGGCGCCGAGCCGCTCTTCATGACCGACTACATCTGCGTCGGCAAGGTCCACCCCGAGCGGGTCGCCGCCATCGTCAAGGGCATCGCCGAGGGCTGCGTCCTCGCCGGCTGCGCCCTGGTCGGCGGCGAGACGGCGGAGCACCCGGGCCTGCTCGGCCCGGACGACTTCGACGTCGCCGGCGCGGGCACGGGTGTCGTGGAGTACGACCGGCTGCTCGGCGCGGACCGTATCCGTACGGGGGACGCGGTCATCGCCATGGCGTCCTCGGGCCTTCACTCCAACGGGTACTCGCTCGTCCGGCACGTGGTCTTCGACCGCGCCGGCATGACCCTCGACCAGCGGGTCGAGGAGCTCGGCCGGACGCTCGGCGAGGAGCTCCTGGAGCCCACGAAGATCTACTCGCTGGACTGCCTGGCCCTCACCCGGACCACGGACGTCCACGCCTTCAGCCACATCACGGGCGGCGGCCTGGCCGCCAACCTGGCGCGGGTGATCCCGGACGGCCTGCACGCCACGGTCGACCGTTCGACCTGGACGCCGGGCGCGATCTTCGACCTGGTCGGCAAGGCCGGTCAGGTGGAGCGCCTGGAGCTGGAGAAGACCCTCAACATGGGCGTCGGCATGATGGCCGTCGTGCCGGCCGAGTCCGTGGACGTGGCCCTGGCGACCCTGGAGGACCGCGGGGTCGAGGCCTGGGTCGCGGGCGAGATCACCGAGCGCGGGGCGCACACGACGGGCGCTGAGCTGGTCGGGGACTACGCGAAGTAG
- the purL gene encoding phosphoribosylformylglycinamidine synthase subunit PurL has protein sequence MSLDTVKHASETPDSEQPWKELGLKEDEYARIREILGRRPTGAELAMYSVMWSEHCSYKSSKVHLKQFGEKTPENDAMLVGIGENAGVVDVGQGYAVTFKVESHNHPSYIEPYQGAATGVGGIVRDILAMGARPVAVVDPLRFGAADHPDTKRVLPGVVAGIGGYGNCLGLPNIGGEVVFDSCYQGNPLVNAGCIGVMKHEDIHLAKASGPGNKVILYGARTGGDGIGGVSVLASETFDDTKPTKRPAVQVGDPFQEKLLIECTLEIFQEKLVAGIQDLGGAGLSCATSELASAGSGGMRVDLDKVHLRDATLSPEEILMSESQERMCAIVEPQHVDRFLEICEKWDVIAVVIGEVTEGERLEIFWHGEQIVDVPPRSVAHEGPTYHRPFARPDWQDALQADDAGKLPRPQNGAELKDQVLKLVSSPNQASKSWITDQYDRFVQGNTVLAQPEDAGMVRIDEETNLGVAMATDGNGRYAKLDPYTGAQLALAEAYRNVAASGAKPLAISDCLNFGSPEDPAVMWQFAEATRGLADGCLQLGTPVTGGNVSLYNQTGEVAIHPTPVVAVLGVIDDVNRRTPIAFAEEGQLLYLLGDTKEEFGGSAWSEVIHQHLGGMPPAVDLDREKLLGEILISASRDGMIDAAHDLSDGGLVQAVVESCLRGGNGARLVVPEGLDAFTFLFSESAGRAVVAVPRSEELRFTDMCGARGLPATRIGVVDGDAVDVQGEFALSLTELREAHEATIPGLLA, from the coding sequence ATGAGCCTCGACACCGTCAAGCACGCGAGCGAGACGCCGGACAGCGAGCAGCCCTGGAAGGAGCTCGGCCTCAAGGAGGACGAGTACGCGCGCATCCGCGAGATCCTCGGCCGCCGTCCCACCGGCGCCGAGCTCGCCATGTACTCCGTCATGTGGTCCGAGCACTGCTCCTACAAGAGCAGCAAGGTCCACCTGAAGCAGTTCGGCGAGAAGACCCCCGAGAACGACGCCATGCTCGTCGGCATCGGTGAGAACGCGGGCGTCGTCGACGTCGGCCAGGGGTACGCGGTCACCTTCAAGGTCGAGTCGCACAACCACCCCTCGTACATCGAGCCCTACCAGGGCGCGGCCACCGGCGTCGGCGGCATCGTCCGCGACATCCTCGCCATGGGCGCCCGCCCGGTCGCGGTCGTCGACCCGCTGCGCTTCGGCGCGGCCGACCACCCCGACACCAAGCGCGTGCTGCCCGGTGTCGTCGCCGGCATCGGCGGCTACGGCAACTGCCTGGGCCTGCCCAACATCGGCGGCGAGGTCGTCTTCGACTCCTGCTACCAGGGCAACCCGCTGGTCAACGCCGGCTGCATCGGCGTGATGAAGCACGAGGACATCCACCTCGCCAAGGCCTCGGGCCCCGGCAACAAGGTCATCCTGTACGGCGCCCGCACGGGTGGCGACGGCATCGGCGGCGTCTCGGTCCTCGCGTCCGAGACCTTCGACGACACCAAGCCCACCAAGCGCCCCGCAGTCCAGGTCGGCGACCCCTTCCAGGAGAAGCTCCTCATCGAGTGCACCCTGGAGATCTTCCAGGAGAAGCTGGTCGCGGGCATCCAGGACCTCGGCGGCGCCGGGCTCTCCTGTGCCACGTCCGAGCTGGCCTCCGCCGGTTCCGGCGGCATGCGGGTCGACCTCGACAAGGTGCACCTGCGCGACGCGACGCTCTCGCCCGAGGAGATCCTCATGAGCGAGTCGCAGGAGCGCATGTGCGCGATCGTCGAGCCGCAGCACGTCGACCGCTTCCTGGAGATCTGCGAGAAGTGGGACGTCATCGCCGTCGTCATCGGTGAGGTGACCGAGGGCGAGCGCCTGGAGATCTTCTGGCACGGCGAGCAGATCGTCGACGTGCCGCCGCGCTCCGTCGCCCACGAGGGCCCGACCTACCACCGGCCGTTCGCGCGTCCGGACTGGCAGGACGCCCTCCAGGCCGACGACGCCGGCAAGCTGCCCCGGCCGCAGAACGGCGCCGAGCTGAAGGACCAGGTCCTCAAGCTCGTCTCCTCCCCGAACCAGGCCTCGAAGTCCTGGATCACGGACCAGTACGACCGGTTCGTGCAGGGCAACACGGTCCTGGCGCAGCCCGAGGACGCGGGCATGGTCCGCATCGACGAGGAGACCAACCTCGGCGTGGCCATGGCGACCGACGGCAACGGCCGGTACGCCAAGCTCGACCCGTACACGGGCGCGCAGCTCGCGCTGGCGGAGGCGTACCGCAACGTCGCCGCCTCCGGTGCGAAGCCGCTGGCGATCTCGGACTGCCTGAACTTCGGTTCGCCCGAGGACCCGGCCGTGATGTGGCAGTTCGCCGAGGCCACCCGTGGTCTCGCGGACGGCTGCCTCCAGCTCGGCACCCCGGTCACCGGCGGCAACGTGTCGCTGTACAACCAGACCGGTGAGGTCGCCATCCACCCGACGCCCGTCGTGGCCGTCCTCGGTGTGATCGACGACGTCAACCGCCGCACCCCGATCGCCTTCGCGGAAGAGGGCCAGCTCCTCTACCTGCTCGGCGACACCAAGGAGGAGTTCGGCGGCTCGGCCTGGTCCGAGGTGATCCACCAGCACCTCGGCGGCATGCCGCCGGCCGTGGACCTCGACCGGGAGAAGCTGCTCGGCGAGATCCTGATCTCGGCCTCGCGCGACGGCATGATCGACGCGGCGCACGACCTGTCCGACGGCGGTCTCGTGCAGGCGGTCGTCGAGTCCTGCCTGCGCGGCGGGAACGGCGCGCGCCTGGTCGTCCCGGAGGGCCTGGACGCCTTCACGTTCCTCTTCAGCGAGTCGGCCGGCCGTGCGGTCGTCGCCGTCCCGCGCAGCGAGGAGCTCCGCTTCACCGACATGTGCGGTGCGCGGGGTCTGCCGGCGACCCGGATCGGTGTCGTCGACGGCGACGCCGTGGACGTGCAGGGCGAGTTCGCGCTCTCCCTCACGGAGCTGCGCGAGGCGCACGAGGCGACGATCCCGGGCCTGCTGGCCTGA
- the purF gene encoding amidophosphoribosyltransferase — translation MPRGDGRLNHDLLPGEKGPQDACGVFGVWAPGEEVAKLTYFGLYALQHRGQESAGIAVSNGSQILVFKDMGLVSQVFDETSLGSLQGHIAVGHARYSTTGASVWENAQPTFRATAHGSIALGHNGNLVNTAQLAEMVADLPKREGRTTRVAATNDTDLLTALLAAQVDEDGEPLTIEQAAAKVLPDVRGAFSLVFMDEHTLYAARDPQGIRPLVLGRLERGWVVASESAALDICGASFVREVEPGEMIAIDENGIRTSRFAEAKPKGCVFEYVYLARPDTDIAGRNVYLSRVEMGRRLAKEAPVEADLVIATPESGTPAAIGYAEASGIPFGAGLVKNAYVGRTFIQPSQTIRQLGIRLKLNPLKEVIKGKKLVVVDDSIVRGNTQRALVRMLREAGAAEVHIRISSPPVKWPCFFGIDFATRAELIANGMSVEEIGKSLGADSLSYISLEGMIEATTIQKPNLCRACFDGEYPMELPDPELLGKQLLETELAAGPAATAASDALRRP, via the coding sequence GTGCCACGCGGAGACGGTCGACTCAATCACGATCTGCTCCCCGGTGAGAAAGGCCCCCAGGACGCTTGTGGCGTCTTCGGTGTCTGGGCTCCGGGTGAAGAGGTCGCAAAGCTCACGTACTTCGGGCTCTACGCCCTCCAGCATCGGGGTCAGGAATCCGCGGGAATCGCGGTAAGCAACGGCTCCCAGATCCTCGTCTTCAAGGACATGGGACTTGTCTCCCAGGTCTTCGACGAGACTTCTCTCGGTTCCCTCCAGGGTCATATCGCGGTCGGTCACGCCCGCTACTCGACCACCGGGGCATCCGTGTGGGAGAACGCGCAGCCGACGTTCCGGGCGACCGCCCACGGCTCGATCGCGCTCGGCCACAACGGCAACCTGGTGAACACGGCGCAGCTCGCCGAGATGGTCGCCGACCTGCCCAAGCGGGAAGGCCGCACCACTCGTGTGGCGGCCACCAACGACACGGACCTCCTGACGGCGCTCCTCGCCGCGCAGGTGGACGAGGACGGCGAGCCGCTCACCATCGAGCAGGCCGCCGCGAAGGTCCTCCCCGACGTCCGGGGCGCCTTCTCCCTCGTCTTCATGGACGAGCACACGCTCTACGCGGCCCGTGACCCGCAGGGCATCCGCCCGCTGGTCCTCGGCCGTCTGGAGCGCGGCTGGGTGGTGGCCTCCGAGTCCGCCGCCCTCGACATCTGCGGCGCCAGCTTCGTCCGCGAGGTCGAGCCGGGCGAGATGATCGCGATCGACGAGAACGGCATCCGTACCTCGCGATTCGCGGAAGCGAAGCCCAAGGGCTGTGTCTTCGAGTACGTGTACCTGGCCCGCCCGGACACCGACATCGCCGGCCGGAACGTGTACCTCTCCCGCGTGGAGATGGGCCGCCGCCTCGCGAAGGAGGCGCCGGTCGAGGCCGACCTGGTGATAGCGACGCCGGAGTCCGGCACCCCGGCCGCCATCGGCTACGCCGAGGCCTCGGGCATCCCCTTCGGCGCCGGCCTGGTGAAGAACGCCTACGTCGGGCGCACCTTCATCCAGCCCTCCCAGACCATCCGCCAGCTGGGCATCCGGCTGAAGCTGAACCCCCTCAAGGAAGTCATCAAGGGGAAGAAGCTCGTGGTCGTCGACGACTCGATCGTCCGCGGCAACACCCAGCGCGCGCTGGTCCGGATGCTCCGCGAGGCCGGTGCGGCCGAGGTCCACATCCGGATCTCCTCGCCGCCGGTCAAGTGGCCCTGCTTCTTCGGCATCGACTTCGCGACCCGCGCGGAGCTGATCGCCAACGGGATGTCGGTCGAGGAGATCGGCAAGTCGCTGGGCGCGGACTCGCTCTCGTACATCTCCCTTGAGGGGATGATCGAGGCGACCACGATCCAGAAGCCGAACCTCTGCCGTGCCTGCTTCGACGGCGAGTACCCGATGGAGCTGCCGGACCCCGAGCTGCTCGGCAAGCAGCTCCTGGAGACCGAGCTGGCCGCCGGTCCGGCCGCCACCGCGGCCTCCGACGCCCTCCGTCGCCCGTAA
- the purS gene encoding phosphoribosylformylglycinamidine synthase subunit PurS, producing the protein MARVVVDVMLKPEILDPQGQAVQRALPRLGFAGIADVRQGKRFELEVEGPVDDAALARIHEMAETFLANTVIEDFVVKVES; encoded by the coding sequence GTGGCACGCGTCGTAGTCGACGTCATGCTCAAGCCGGAGATTCTCGACCCTCAGGGGCAGGCGGTGCAGCGTGCACTGCCTCGCCTGGGATTCGCCGGAATCGCCGACGTCCGTCAGGGGAAGCGCTTCGAGCTGGAGGTGGAGGGACCGGTCGACGACGCCGCCCTCGCCCGCATCCATGAGATGGCCGAAACCTTCCTTGCCAACACCGTGATCGAAGACTTCGTCGTGAAGGTGGAGTCGTGA
- a CDS encoding N,N-dimethylformamidase beta subunit family domain-containing protein: MGAEQIRRWESGALAHAVSDPFGQGPLPWLRGSENYFDDTGQMVPWYADEVLARGGTGGPRTADDVRRQIKGFASDGAVAPGESIDFHITVDPPQQFSVDVYRIGHYGGDGAAKITTSPRLSGIVQPAPLTADRTVSCHHWWQSWRLQVPTYWSIGAYVAVLTTADGYRSHIPFTVRDNHPADLLLVLPDVTWQAYNLYPEDGHTGASLYHAWDEDGRLLGEEEAAVTVSFDRPYAGAGLPLHVGHAYDFIRWAERYGYDLAYAETRDLHAGRVDPSRYRGLVFPGHDEYWSAPMRRTVELARDQGTSLVFLSANTMYWQVELGPSPSGVPDRLLTCRKRRGPGRPALWREVDRPEQQLLGIQYAGRVPEPHPLVVRNADHWLWDATGAGDGDELPGLVAGEADRYFPRTALPEHQGRILLSHSPYQDSEGALRHQETSLYRAPSGAWVFASGTFAWSPALDRPGHVDSRVQRATSNLLDRICKRE; the protein is encoded by the coding sequence ATGGGGGCGGAGCAGATCAGACGGTGGGAGTCGGGTGCGCTCGCGCACGCCGTCTCCGATCCCTTCGGCCAGGGCCCGCTGCCCTGGCTGCGCGGTTCGGAGAACTACTTCGACGACACCGGTCAGATGGTCCCCTGGTACGCGGACGAGGTCCTGGCCCGGGGCGGCACGGGCGGCCCGCGCACGGCCGACGACGTCCGCCGCCAGATCAAGGGCTTCGCGTCCGACGGGGCCGTGGCACCGGGCGAGTCGATCGACTTCCACATCACCGTGGACCCGCCGCAGCAGTTCTCGGTCGACGTCTACCGGATCGGGCACTACGGCGGCGACGGCGCCGCGAAGATCACCACGAGCCCGCGTCTCTCCGGGATCGTCCAGCCGGCCCCGCTCACCGCCGACCGCACGGTCTCCTGCCACCACTGGTGGCAGTCCTGGCGGCTGCAGGTCCCCACGTACTGGTCGATCGGCGCGTACGTCGCCGTCCTGACCACCGCCGACGGCTACCGCTCCCACATCCCCTTCACGGTCCGCGACAACCACCCGGCGGATCTGCTCCTCGTCCTCCCGGACGTGACCTGGCAGGCGTACAACCTCTACCCGGAGGACGGCCACACCGGCGCCAGCCTCTACCACGCCTGGGACGAGGACGGCCGGCTGCTCGGCGAGGAGGAGGCGGCCGTCACGGTCTCCTTCGACCGCCCGTACGCGGGCGCGGGGCTCCCCCTGCACGTCGGTCACGCCTACGACTTCATCCGCTGGGCCGAGCGCTACGGCTACGACCTGGCGTACGCGGAGACCCGTGACCTGCACGCCGGCAGGGTCGACCCGAGCCGCTACCGGGGTCTCGTCTTCCCGGGCCACGACGAGTACTGGTCGGCGCCGATGCGCCGGACCGTCGAACTCGCCCGCGACCAGGGCACCTCGCTCGTCTTCCTCTCCGCCAACACCATGTACTGGCAGGTGGAGCTCGGCCCTTCGCCGTCCGGGGTGCCGGACCGCCTCCTCACCTGCCGCAAGCGGCGCGGCCCCGGCCGCCCCGCGCTCTGGCGCGAGGTCGACCGGCCCGAGCAGCAGCTCCTCGGCATCCAGTACGCGGGCCGGGTGCCCGAACCGCACCCGCTGGTCGTACGGAACGCCGACCACTGGCTCTGGGACGCCACCGGCGCGGGCGACGGCGACGAGCTCCCGGGCCTGGTCGCGGGCGAGGCCGACCGCTACTTCCCGCGCACCGCGCTCCCGGAGCACCAGGGCCGCATCCTGCTCTCCCACTCGCCGTACCAGGACAGCGAAGGCGCCCTGCGGCACCAGGAGACGAGTCTCTACCGGGCTCCGTCCGGGGCCTGGGTCTTCGCGTCCGGCACCTTCGCCTGGTCGCCGGCGCTCGACCGGCCGGGCCATGTCGACTCCCGGGTGCAGCGCGCCACGTCGAACCTCCTCGACCGCATCTGCAAGAGGGAGTGA
- a CDS encoding nuclear transport factor 2 family protein has product MTHHEHPDAASVRQGYEAFSKGDMEALGALLTSDCTHHSPGTTRFGGHFKGRDNVLAMYQDMFEYTGGTFRVELDGIFPDGRGHVISTHKWFAEHGDRGIEMRGALFFTLVGGKATDIDECVEDIEELDAFLSLDD; this is encoded by the coding sequence ATGACCCATCACGAGCACCCCGACGCCGCCAGCGTGCGGCAGGGCTACGAAGCGTTCAGCAAGGGCGACATGGAGGCACTGGGCGCGCTGCTGACCAGTGACTGCACCCACCACTCGCCCGGCACCACCCGGTTCGGCGGGCACTTCAAGGGCCGGGACAACGTCCTCGCCATGTACCAGGACATGTTCGAGTACACCGGCGGCACCTTCCGCGTCGAACTCGACGGCATCTTCCCCGACGGACGGGGCCATGTGATCTCGACCCACAAGTGGTTCGCCGAGCACGGCGACCGAGGGATCGAAATGCGCGGCGCCCTCTTCTTCACCCTCGTCGGCGGCAAGGCCACCGACATCGACGAGTGTGTCGAGGACATCGAGGAACTCGACGCCTTCCTGTCCCTGGACGACTGA
- a CDS encoding META domain-containing protein yields MPKSRARVLLVPLLLLTACGTESGAGSGGADTVSPDLPVAGTHWTVDAVTVDGRRSAGPDGARVDFEVGRVRGNTGCNTFGAGVVLKGDALTVTQDEVTEIGCPADRRLFETEFLKAFSGPLKGTLKGDGLRLASTDGRNVLELTTEPAVPLRGTTWKIDGLVSKETASSLPAGSGDKARFVLGADGRITGNLGCNDFSATARLDEKTRTLTVEGPAATTRMMCTSPEMKLETRLYELLDGPLTYRQNHRTLTLTDASGEGLTATGTAR; encoded by the coding sequence ATGCCGAAGTCACGCGCACGCGTCCTCCTGGTCCCCCTCCTTCTGCTCACCGCCTGCGGTACGGAGTCGGGCGCCGGTTCCGGTGGAGCGGACACCGTCTCCCCGGACCTGCCGGTCGCCGGCACGCACTGGACGGTGGACGCCGTCACGGTCGATGGCCGCAGGTCCGCCGGGCCCGACGGGGCGCGGGTCGACTTCGAGGTCGGTCGCGTGCGCGGGAACACCGGCTGCAACACCTTCGGCGCCGGCGTCGTGCTGAAGGGCGACGCCCTCACCGTCACCCAGGACGAGGTGACCGAGATCGGCTGTCCCGCCGACCGGCGGCTGTTCGAGACGGAGTTCCTGAAGGCCTTCTCCGGCCCCCTGAAGGGGACGCTGAAGGGCGACGGCCTGCGGTTGGCGTCGACGGACGGGCGCAACGTGCTGGAGCTGACCACCGAGCCGGCCGTCCCGCTGCGCGGCACCACCTGGAAGATCGACGGGCTGGTCTCGAAGGAGACGGCGTCCTCCCTGCCCGCCGGCAGCGGCGACAAGGCGCGGTTCGTCCTCGGCGCCGACGGCCGGATCACCGGCAATCTCGGCTGCAACGACTTCTCCGCGACCGCCCGGCTCGACGAGAAGACCCGGACGCTCACCGTCGAGGGCCCGGCGGCGACGACCCGGATGATGTGCACGAGCCCGGAGATGAAGCTGGAGACGCGGCTGTACGAGCTCCTCGACGGCCCCCTCACCTATCGGCAGAACCACCGAACCCTGACCCTCACGGACGCGTCGGGGGAGGGCCTGACGGCGACCGGGACCGCCCGCTGA
- a CDS encoding Lsr2 family protein, translated as MAQRVVVTLSDDIDGGEAAETVAFGLDGKMYEIDLNAANAKKLRKALAPYLAAGRKIPVRAAGRRSAPADSYTHTALAPDPAAVRAWAQSNKMDVPARGRIPKRVYEAFRAAS; from the coding sequence GTGGCTCAGCGTGTGGTGGTCACTCTCTCCGACGACATCGACGGCGGAGAAGCGGCTGAAACGGTCGCGTTCGGCCTCGACGGGAAGATGTACGAGATCGACCTGAATGCTGCCAATGCAAAGAAACTCCGCAAGGCCCTCGCGCCCTACCTCGCCGCCGGCCGCAAGATCCCGGTCCGGGCGGCGGGCCGCCGGAGCGCCCCGGCCGACTCGTACACCCACACCGCCCTCGCCCCCGATCCGGCGGCGGTCCGCGCCTGGGCCCAGTCCAACAAGATGGACGTCCCCGCCCGCGGCCGGATCCCGAAGCGCGTCTACGAGGCCTTCCGCGCGGCGAGCTGA
- the purQ gene encoding phosphoribosylformylglycinamidine synthase subunit PurQ, giving the protein MTARIGVVTFPGTLDDQDALRAARLAGAEPVSLWHRDKDLKQVDAVVLAGGFSYGDYLRAGAISRFSPVMETIIEQAKAGMPVLGICNGFQILTEAHLLPGAMLRNNHLHFICRDQKLRVENAETAWTSDYTEGQEIEVPLKNMDGRYVADERTLDELEAEGRVAFRYLAREADGFGNPNGSLRDIAGITNAAGNVVGLMPHPEHAVEPLIGTGKTDGLGFFTSILKKLVNA; this is encoded by the coding sequence GTGACCGCACGCATCGGCGTCGTCACGTTCCCCGGAACGCTCGACGACCAGGACGCGCTGCGTGCCGCCCGCCTGGCGGGCGCCGAGCCCGTCTCGCTCTGGCACCGCGACAAGGACCTCAAGCAGGTCGACGCCGTGGTCCTGGCCGGCGGCTTCTCCTACGGCGACTACCTGCGGGCCGGAGCCATCTCCCGCTTCTCGCCGGTGATGGAGACCATCATCGAGCAGGCCAAGGCGGGCATGCCCGTCCTCGGCATCTGCAACGGCTTCCAGATCCTCACCGAGGCCCATCTGCTGCCGGGCGCGATGCTGCGCAACAACCACCTCCACTTCATCTGCCGCGACCAGAAGCTGCGGGTGGAGAACGCGGAGACCGCCTGGACCTCGGACTACACCGAGGGCCAGGAGATCGAGGTCCCGCTCAAGAACATGGACGGCCGGTACGTCGCCGACGAGCGCACGCTCGACGAGCTGGAGGCCGAGGGGCGGGTGGCCTTCCGCTACCTGGCCCGCGAAGCTGATGGATTCGGTAACCCCAACGGCTCGCTGCGCGACATCGCGGGCATCACCAACGCCGCGGGCAACGTGGTCGGCCTCATGCCGCACCCGGAGCACGCCGTCGAGCCGCTGATCGGCACCGGCAAGACGGACGGCCTCGGTTTCTTCACCTCGATCCTCAAGAAGCTGGTCAACGCCTGA
- a CDS encoding sterol carrier family protein, with protein sequence MPPAKKRTRSYDSAKTRAAVLAQFGHVREAVAALTPEQLAGPTRLGEWTVRDLVGHFSMVLGSVVRYLEAPEPAARELALLDWPLATVTAAARIDEDTRAVDTGDPVGLLAATAARYEELVAVAPDGRLVPARFGAMTLGDFLVTRTVELVVHTDDLNAATGAGAPYDRQALAACTRLLADTLAVKAPGGAVEVRIPPYAVVQCVEGPRHTRGTPPNVVETDPLTWIRLATGRTEWAAELDAAHVGASGERADLSGLLPLMG encoded by the coding sequence ATGCCACCTGCCAAGAAGCGCACCCGCAGCTACGACTCCGCCAAGACCCGGGCCGCCGTTCTCGCCCAGTTCGGCCACGTACGGGAGGCGGTGGCCGCGCTCACGCCGGAGCAGCTGGCCGGGCCGACCCGGCTGGGGGAGTGGACGGTACGGGACCTGGTGGGGCACTTCTCGATGGTGCTGGGCTCGGTGGTGCGGTACCTGGAGGCGCCGGAGCCCGCGGCGCGGGAACTGGCCCTGCTCGACTGGCCCTTGGCCACGGTCACCGCGGCGGCCCGGATCGACGAGGACACCCGGGCGGTGGACACGGGCGACCCGGTGGGGCTGCTCGCGGCGACGGCGGCCCGTTACGAGGAGCTGGTCGCCGTCGCTCCCGACGGGCGGCTGGTCCCGGCCCGCTTCGGGGCCATGACCCTCGGGGACTTCCTCGTGACCCGCACGGTCGAACTCGTCGTCCACACCGACGACCTGAACGCGGCGACCGGCGCCGGCGCCCCGTACGACCGCCAGGCCCTGGCCGCCTGCACCCGGCTCCTCGCCGACACGCTCGCGGTGAAGGCCCCCGGCGGGGCGGTCGAGGTGCGGATCCCGCCGTACGCGGTGGTGCAGTGCGTGGAGGGCCCCCGGCACACCCGGGGCACCCCGCCGAACGTGGTGGAGACGGACCCGCTGACCTGGATCCGGCTCGCGACGGGCCGTACGGAGTGGGCGGCGGAGCTGGACGCGGCGCACGTCGGCGCGAGCGGGGAGCGCGCGGATCTGAGCGGCCTGCTCCCCCTGATGGGCTGA